In Deinococcus puniceus, one genomic interval encodes:
- a CDS encoding FAD-dependent oxidoreductase, with amino-acid sequence MMQTVSPSTPVQGTPQEFTYDLLVIGSGPGGQRAAIQAAKLGKKVAVVERKSVVGGVCIKTQAH; translated from the coding sequence ATGATGCAGACCGTTTCCCCGTCTACCCCGGTGCAGGGCACGCCCCAAGAATTCACCTACGACTTGCTCGTCATCGGCTCCGGCCCCGGTGGGCAGCGGGCAGCGATTCAGGCGGCCAAACTGGGCAAAAAAGTGGCCGTCGTGGAGCGCAAGTCGGTTGTGGGCGGGGTCTGCATCAAGACTCAAGCGCATTAG
- a CDS encoding 50S ribosomal protein L25/general stress protein Ctc yields MELNAQPRIPQSKLAEGLIPAVAYHKGANVSFTLDLKAFDRAFRKQGTTGIFDITVEGSEAFPALVKAVQMDKRRRVPIHVDFYMVTYGEPVAVSVPVHTKGKSQGEVMGGLVDIVVHNLAIIAPGPRRIPQEISVDVSKLNIGDHITAGQLKLPEGVKLAVDEDTVVISLLAPRMSADELAAETQAVQVAGMVAAGELSEEAAAAVLEGDASLEEVKAEAAAEATEEGSEA; encoded by the coding sequence ATGGAACTAAACGCCCAACCCCGCATTCCTCAGTCAAAACTGGCCGAAGGCTTGATCCCCGCAGTCGCCTACCACAAAGGCGCGAACGTCTCCTTTACCCTCGACCTGAAGGCCTTTGACCGCGCCTTCCGCAAGCAGGGCACGACGGGCATCTTCGACATCACCGTCGAAGGCAGCGAAGCCTTTCCCGCCCTCGTGAAAGCCGTGCAGATGGACAAGCGCCGCCGCGTGCCCATCCACGTCGACTTTTACATGGTCACCTACGGCGAGCCTGTGGCCGTCAGCGTGCCCGTGCACACCAAGGGCAAGAGTCAAGGCGAAGTCATGGGCGGCCTCGTGGACATCGTCGTTCACAACCTCGCCATCATCGCCCCCGGCCCGCGCCGCATTCCCCAAGAAATCTCGGTGGACGTGAGCAAGCTCAACATCGGTGACCACATCACCGCCGGACAGCTGAAACTCCCCGAAGGCGTGAAGCTGGCCGTCGATGAAGACACCGTCGTCATCAGCCTGTTGGCTCCCCGCATGAGCGCCGACGAACTGGCCGCCGAAACGCAGGCCGTGCAGGTCGCGGGCATGGTCGCTGCGGGCGAACTGTCCGAAGAAGCCGCCGCTGCCGTGCTGGAAGGCGACGCGAGCCTCGAGGAAGTCAAGGCCGAAGCCGCCGCCGAAGCCACGGAAGAGGGCAGCGAGGCGTAA
- the efp gene encoding elongation factor P, with the protein MISVTELRNGTKVEMDGGLWECLDYSHLKMGRGGAKVVTKFRNMETGSIVDRTFNSGEKLQDIFVEGKKMQYLYRDGDDFMFMDMDTYDQVSLPPTLVGDAAKFMKENTDVEVQVYGDKALKITLPNMVVLKITQTDPGVRGDTVSGGTKPATLETGAVVQVPLFVEQETSVKVDTRTGEYLSRA; encoded by the coding sequence ATGATCAGCGTAACGGAACTGAGAAACGGCACCAAAGTGGAAATGGACGGCGGCCTGTGGGAATGCCTCGACTACTCTCACCTGAAAATGGGACGCGGCGGCGCGAAAGTGGTGACCAAGTTCCGCAACATGGAAACGGGCAGCATCGTAGACCGCACCTTCAACAGCGGTGAAAAGTTGCAGGACATCTTCGTAGAGGGCAAGAAGATGCAGTACCTCTACCGCGACGGCGACGACTTCATGTTCATGGACATGGACACCTACGACCAAGTGAGCCTGCCCCCCACGCTCGTGGGCGACGCCGCCAAGTTCATGAAGGAAAACACCGACGTGGAAGTGCAGGTGTACGGCGACAAGGCCCTGAAGATCACGCTGCCCAACATGGTGGTGCTGAAAATCACGCAGACCGACCCCGGCGTGCGCGGCGACACCGTCTCGGGCGGCACCAAGCCTGCCACGCTGGAAACGGGCGCAGTGGTGCAGGTGCCCCTGTTCGTGGAGCAGGAAACCAGCGTCAAGGTAGACACCCGCACGGGCGAATACCTCAGCCGCGCCTAA
- a CDS encoding putative quinol monooxygenase, whose translation MILSHARLTFPAAHHDTGRQMLQGLAAHTRTEPGCLLYLVSENLEVPGQFFITEQWESMTDMQTHLALPGVGQAVAAVQGMGVNDLSITAWEAGAATQIM comes from the coding sequence ATGATTCTTTCGCATGCCCGATTGACCTTCCCCGCCGCCCACCACGACACAGGCCGCCAGATGTTGCAGGGATTGGCCGCCCACACGCGCACCGAACCGGGTTGCTTGCTGTATCTGGTGTCCGAGAATCTGGAAGTGCCGGGGCAGTTTTTCATTACCGAACAGTGGGAAAGCATGACCGACATGCAGACGCATCTGGCGTTGCCGGGTGTGGGGCAAGCGGTGGCCGCCGTGCAGGGCATGGGCGTGAATGACCTGAGCATCACGGCGTGGGAAGCGGGCGCAGCAACGCAGATCATGTAG
- the accB gene encoding acetyl-CoA carboxylase biotin carboxyl carrier protein gives MNPEDLKRILDALSAADVREFSLKTGSFALDLKRGPQAMGGPAFAPSASAPSGPAAPQPPAFAPAPAASAPSGPSAPADVAPTPAATPAAPEAPTAPAKAVSAGTPVKAPIVGTFYASSSPDAAPFVKIGDSVSAGQVLCIIEAMKLMNEIEAETGGVVREILVKNADPVEYGQTLFIIE, from the coding sequence ATGAACCCAGAAGACCTCAAACGAATCCTTGACGCCCTGAGCGCCGCCGATGTCCGTGAATTCAGCCTGAAGACCGGCAGCTTCGCGCTTGACCTGAAACGCGGCCCGCAGGCGATGGGCGGCCCAGCCTTTGCCCCCAGCGCCAGCGCACCCAGCGGCCCCGCCGCGCCCCAGCCGCCAGCGTTTGCGCCTGCACCCGCCGCCAGCGCGCCCAGTGGGCCTTCAGCACCCGCAGACGTGGCCCCCACCCCTGCGGCGACTCCAGCCGCGCCAGAAGCGCCCACCGCCCCTGCAAAGGCCGTCAGCGCCGGAACGCCCGTCAAGGCCCCCATCGTGGGCACGTTCTATGCGTCCAGCAGCCCTGACGCCGCGCCGTTCGTCAAAATTGGCGACAGCGTCAGCGCGGGGCAGGTGCTGTGCATCATCGAAGCCATGAAGCTGATGAACGAAATCGAGGCCGAAACGGGCGGTGTGGTGCGCGAAATTCTGGTCAAGAACGCCGATCCGGTGGAATACGGCCAAACGCTGTTCATTATCGAATAA